GTTAGCCCCAATTGGTCAGCTAAACAATCAAACAAAATTTCACCAAGGCACAAAACACGGGGATTGCTCATTTCATGAATCCAGAATCTGAGATTTTCGATTTTGAGTTACTAATTCCAGTATAAAAGCTACAACACTCTTAACTCATCTATCGCCAGTCCTAAACTCAACAAAATACCACTTTTTGCTACTATCATCCCCAATATATCCTCCTATTCTTCCGGTTTTAATTATGCATTATTACGGTTTTATTGGAAAAAAAATCTTCAAAAAAAACTAATTTTAACTACGTATGACGAACACAGGAAAATCTAAAGAAAATCTAGTCAATTCCAGACTGCCATAACTTAAAACTCCTCCCAACAAAAGAATCTTCTAGAATTAAAAGAGGATTAAGTACATATACCAAGGGAGGATAGAAAAAGTTATGGCTGGTGGCGCGTCTGGGACCCCTGTTAGTCTGTCAGACAGAGAATTGCAAATCATCGACTTAGTGGCCGCTGGCTTAACTAACCAAGATATTGCAGTCAAACTGGAGATTAGCAAACGTACAGTTGATAACCATATCAGCAATATTCTCACCAAAACCCAAACCGACAACCGAGTGGCTCTCGTCCGTTGGGCTTTGCAGTGGGGGAAAATCTGCTTAGATGAAGTGAATTGCTGTGTTTTACCCATCCGGAAAGATTAAACAATTTCTGGGTGTGTACTAATTTTTCGACTCACGCCTTTATTTTCAGGTGAATCTTTAGCGTAAATTCTGACCGGCATCGAAATCAAGCAATCATCAACAAAAATTAGCAACAATTTCCCGCCTCAAGCGTTACATTTATGAAGTCTATATTGCTCCATCAGCGAGGAGAGCAGTGTTTTTATGAATACTTCAGCTTCTGTTCAAGGTAGCTCGTCTACCTTTGATTTTTTTAGCTTTGATTTTACCGCACCGCAACCAACACAAGATGCTGAGTTACTCAGACAGCTATCATTCATCCCAGGGTTGAGAGAAATGATGCTACTGCGGCAGGTTCACGCCCTAGAACACGCCACTGTTTGGATTTTGAGTGAAGCCAACAGCGCCTATGCACCCAAAGGCAGACCCACAAAAGTGCAGGTAGATAACGAATTATTAGGCGGCTTGTCTACAGAACAAGGATTCTACCTTTATGGTGAAGTGAACATCAGTGATTTGCGGCGGGCGGTGACACTAGGCTTAAATCGTCTCATCAATGGTGAATGGGATTTAGCCGTGCATCCTCGCTGTGGCACAAATGTATCAGTTGCCATGCTGTTAACAGCCGGACTAGCTCTCGGTGTCAATCTGTTACTACCATTCCGACCAATTGAGCAATTAATCGGCTTAGGAATAGCCGCTACCACAGCAGCAGAACTCGCACCTGATTTAGGTTCCATAGCCCAGCGCTACCTAACCACAGCCATTCCCTTTAACCTAGCAATTGAAAATATTACTCTGACTCGCGACCTTTGGGGACGACAGGGACATTTCGTCAAAGTCAGTTGGCAAGAGTGACCACTTTTCTAGTCATTGCATAGCCTCAGCTACCTTGAATGTGTCGGTATACTGCTGGAATTTAAATATCAGCCCATTTCTCAGCGTATAGACATGAGAAAAATCCAATGTATAGCAACCCCCAAGAAGGTTAAAACATAAACGGATAATTAGGTCGGCGTAAATAAAGTTAACTGGATAGGGTCGTCATTTGTCATTAGTCACATTGGGAAGTCACAATTTTCCCCCCTGCTCCCTGCTCCCTGCTCCCCTGCTTCTTCCCCCACTCCCCAGCTATATATGAGAAAGCTTTACTTCTTAGTTCCAGGTACTCATGGCAAATTCGCCTGCGGTGGACT
This Nodularia sp. LEGE 06071 DNA region includes the following protein-coding sequences:
- a CDS encoding helix-turn-helix domain-containing protein → MAGGASGTPVSLSDRELQIIDLVAAGLTNQDIAVKLEISKRTVDNHISNILTKTQTDNRVALVRWALQWGKICLDEVNCCVLPIRKD
- a CDS encoding DUF6391 domain-containing protein; the protein is MNTSASVQGSSSTFDFFSFDFTAPQPTQDAELLRQLSFIPGLREMMLLRQVHALEHATVWILSEANSAYAPKGRPTKVQVDNELLGGLSTEQGFYLYGEVNISDLRRAVTLGLNRLINGEWDLAVHPRCGTNVSVAMLLTAGLALGVNLLLPFRPIEQLIGLGIAATTAAELAPDLGSIAQRYLTTAIPFNLAIENITLTRDLWGRQGHFVKVSWQE